The genomic window CGGCCACGCGCTGGTTCATCCAGCGCTCTGTCACATACGGCACGGCCCCCGTGATCACGTACGCGGGGCCCGCGCAGTAGGCCCCCAGACGGGCCTTCACCTCGGACTCCAGCTGGGCCCAGGGGCCAGAGTTGGAGCCTTTCCGCTGGGGGACCACGTTGGTCAGGGTGAAGGTGGCCTTGCGGTCCTCTTGGTTCTGGTGGTGCTGGCTGGGGTTCAGGTGGCCCCTGGTGTAGGAGGAGTTGGTGTAGTCCTGGAGAACCGCCTGGCTCTCCACAACGTTCTGGTCCACGGGCTTCTTGCGCGGGAAGTGTTTCATCTCCGGGCTGGCACCAGTGAATGCAAGCTAAGAACCCAAAGAGAAGGAGTTTAGTTCCTGTGTTTTATGACCattctattgtgtgtgtatgtgtgtgtttgtgtgtgtaaagaatgaaagaaaagagagagagagagagtaggaaacGGAAACCGGAACCTCACCCACTAGGCCTACAACACGTAATCAACAAAAATTACAGTTGAGGTGAGATACCACGCAATTGGTTGCAACAGTTTAATTTTTCCCaacacactctccttctctcttgctttctgtctctctgacatgcacacactttgTGCAATGTTTTATGAATAGTTTAATACATTAATATCTTCATTAAAAGTAATTAAAAAAATCTTGAAAACATTTCTCATCACACACTCGCCTGTGGTTCATACATCCAGTTGCTCTTGGGTCGTTTCCCATCACCATTTGTAAACACGTATGCAGAGTAGAGGGGAACTCTCTGCTGGCGCTGGTACAAACTGGCAAAGTGGTACTGGTTCAGGTAACGCTGGCATATAGGCTGGTACCCCTCACTCCCTACACCTAGTGGAGGAACCCCCTTGTAGAAGGACTGGAGGCAGGGACTGAagtctcccacctcccccagggACAGGCCCCCGAGACCGGCCAAGAGCAGGAGCAAAGCCCCCCTGGATGCTGGAAGAAGCATCGTCGTTACACTTTCTCGGGCCCTAACCCGGATACCAAACTCTACTTAGAAAAGATCAACGCTTGTTTTTCTCCCAGATACTCGATGTTCTCGAAACACAGAAGACGGTCTTCCAAGtggatcttctccctcctgccttgtCCAGCGTGGTCTGTCTCAGTCCTGAGAGTACTGTTTACCTCCCCTCAGGCTCACTATCAGCTCTGGCAGCAGTCTGGCTAGGCATGCCAGTCAGAGACACTAGACTGGTGTAGGAGACTAGGGTTATATAGTCTCCAGACAACAGTATACAATGtggctgattgtttctgtttccaacccccatcccccttctgCTTTTATCAGATGTGACCAGTTGTGACCAAGTGACCAGCACGAAGGCCTTCTAGGAAATGGGAATGCAATAACCTCCCTAAATGATTAATCCACCAAATGTAGcctttacatttgacatttagtcatttagcagacgctcttatccagagagacttacagtaagtacagggatattccccccgaggcaagtagggtgaagtgccttgcccaaggacacaacgtcattttgcaaggccgggaatcgaaccggcaaacttctgattaaGCCCATCtccctaacagctcagccaTGTGACCCCCCAAATTTACCTTTAAAGGCATATCTGCCTTTGCATACAATACATACACCTGAACATAACACCTGAACACTGACTCAAAATAATGATCTACTGTAAATGTGAAGCTATTGTAAATCTTTGGGTTTCTCTCTGTTATTGCCTTTTAGTGGACACAGGAGGGTATGACATGCCACCCTGACAGCACTGTAGGTGAccccacgcacccacacacaaacgtttCAGCCTCCTGCCGTCTGGGAAAGGGTACCCAAACATGGGGGCCCTCGCAGCAAGACTGTGAGGGAATTTCTTTTTCTAAGCTCTGCTCTGAGCCATCCGACTCCTCAACACCC from Osmerus mordax isolate fOsmMor3 chromosome 12, fOsmMor3.pri, whole genome shotgun sequence includes these protein-coding regions:
- the LOC136954577 gene encoding endonuclease domain-containing 1 protein-like — encoded protein: MLLPASRGALLLLLAGLGGLSLGEVGDFSPCLQSFYKGVPPLGVGSEGYQPICQRYLNQYHFASLYQRQQRVPLYSAYVFTNGDGKRPKSNWMYEPQLAFTGASPEMKHFPRKKPVDQNVVESQAVLQDYTNSSYTRGHLNPSQHHQNQEDRKATFTLTNVVPQRKGSNSGPWAQLESEVKARLGAYCAGPAYVITGAVPYVTERWMNQRVAVPEYMWSAYCCPVHDASLPASLASFFPTHAAVGRNDKQSGGEIVPVDPKAKGPSLGYDVRRLSLDTLEDILRQRLSISIHLFTQQCLGEE